One genomic segment of Suttonella sp. R2A3 includes these proteins:
- the tadA gene encoding tRNA adenosine(34) deaminase TadA translates to MRRALEEAQRAELAGEVPIGAVAVKDDQLLALGCNQTITDHDPSAHAEIVTLRSLGENLVNHRMNGVSVYVTLEPCMMCLGALVQARVARIIFGAYDLRAGACGSAFDLAFAREHNHRFSEVKGGVLEAECRALLQAFFRARR, encoded by the coding sequence ATGCGGCGAGCACTTGAAGAAGCGCAGCGCGCGGAATTGGCAGGTGAAGTACCGATTGGTGCCGTGGCGGTGAAAGACGATCAACTGTTAGCGTTGGGGTGTAATCAAACGATTACGGACCATGATCCCTCAGCACATGCTGAGATCGTCACACTACGCAGTTTAGGGGAAAATCTTGTAAACCATCGCATGAATGGGGTGAGTGTCTATGTCACTTTAGAACCCTGCATGATGTGCTTAGGAGCGCTCGTTCAGGCACGGGTCGCAAGGATTATTTTTGGTGCGTATGATCTGCGCGCGGGCGCGTGTGGCAGCGCTTTTGACCTCGCTTTTGCTCGTGAGCATAATCACCGCTTTAGTGAAGTGAAAGGCGGGGTGTTAGAAGCTGAATGTCGCGCGCTGTTACAAGCGTTTTTTCGTGCGCGACGTTAA